TCTATCATATTTTGGATCTGCAGAAGGTTTTGGATGGTGGCCCATGGACTTTTGAACAAAATCTACTGGTGTATCACTGGTTGAAGGATAGTGAGGTTCCACGATCAGTCCCGTTGCATACAATTGATATTTGGGTGCAAGTATATGACTTACCAACATGCCTGATATCTGAAAATGTGTTCAAGAACATTGGCAACTACGTTGGTGAATTCATTAAATCAGACACGACGAATATTAATGGGGGATGGAAATTATATTCACGTATTAGAATAAAAATGGATTTGAGGAAGCCGATCAAGAGAAGAATGAAGGTTAAAAGGGTTGGGGGAGATTGGAGTTGGgctaattttaaatatgaaaGACTTAGTTCATTTTGTTTTGTATGTGGATTGCTTGGACATCAGGAACGTGATTGTGCGATTGTGTATGCTAATCCCGACAAAGAAGTAATCCATTCTTATGGTACATGGCTGAGAGCACCGGGGAAAAATGCAAGGAGTATAAATGTGGGAGCAAAGTGGCTTTGGAGTGAGGGGGATGGGAGCAAGAAATGGGGTGCGGATACGGCAAAAGAAAGTGATGAAACCACCGTGCAGGGCGGTGGAGGAGTGCAGGCGAGGTTTATGGAAGTTGATGGAATCATATCCGAGATTCAATGAGAAACTGGGGCGATTAAAGTGGTTCCAAAAAATCAGGAAAGTAGTTTGGATAACAACACGAGTACAAATCAGGTGGAGGAAATTGAGGGGggaaataattttgaaaatactaCGGTACTAATTGACCCGAAAAGAAGGCGTACGGAACTTGATATTGTAGCAAAACCTATTGGGCCAGTCGAATTTGATGGGCCAAAAAACGTGCAAGAGGCGGGACATGTGTTGCAGGTCCGCCTAAACCAATGAGTCTATTGGCCTGGAACTGTCGTGGGCTGGCCAACTCACGTACAGTTCGATACTTAGGTGACATTGTCACTCAAATACGACCGAGTTTTATTTTCTTGTCTGAGATATTGGTTAAAAAGAACGTATTTGAAAAGGTGTGTATGAAGTTAGGCTTTGCAGGGTTCCATAATGTTGATTCTTATGGTACGGGGGGAGGCTTAGTATTGATGTGGAAGAATGATTGTAATATTGTGATTAAGGATAACTGCTTACATTatattgatttcaaaataagtATTGATCAAATTGGAAGGTGGCGGTATACGGGTTACTATGGATGTCCTGAGAGAGAACGAAGACAAGAATCGTGGAACATGCTTCGTGATTTAGCTGGTAGATCGACGTTGTCATGGTGCCTTATAGGTGATCTCAATGATATGATGCTGGCGGATGAGAAGCTGGGAGGGTGTGCTCACCCAAGACGCTTATTGGAGGGGTTCACAAATACTATAAGTGACTGTCAATTGATGGATTTAGGGTTTGTTGGCAACAGGTTTACATGGGAACGGGAAAGAGGTGGTAACAGGTGGATTCAGGAGAGGCTTGATCGAGGTTTGGCGAATAGTCAATGGAGAAATCTTTTCCCACACGCTGAAGTTATAGTGTTGGATGTATCGACTTCGGACCATCTACCTTTAAACTTACAACTTAATCGCAAAATGTTTGCTCCCAAGTCACATCGTTTTCGTTTCGAAAATATGTGGTTGAAGGAGAAAGATTGTTTGCATATTGTTCAAACGTGCTGGAGGGAGATGATTGATCAGATTATTATGCAGAAAATTAAATTTTGTTGCCTTAAGCTGGAAGAGTGGGGGGGAGGTATGATCAAGGAGTTCAAGGGTAAGATTAAAAATTATAAGCAGAGGCTAAAAAATTTGCGATCTAGACGAGATAGGGATGGGATCAGGCAATATAATGAGGTGAGATGGGAGTATTTGAAGTTGTTAGAGAAACAAGAGATTTATTGGCATCAAAGGGCTAAACAATTCTGGTTGCAACATGGAGACCAAAATACTCGTTTTTTTCATAAATATGCTGTAGCTCGAAAGAGTAATAATAGTATTGATGGACTGAAGGATTAAAACGGGGATTGGAAGGAGGAGGAAGAGGATATTCAGAATATTGTCATTCAGTATTTTGATAATCTCTTTAAATCTAGTCAGACAGAGGAGATGTTAACACCGAGGGATGTGGTGACCTGTGTTACAGAGGAGCAGAATAATGAGCTTATGAAGAGTGTACAGTATGATGAAGTTAAAGCAACTGTATTTTCTATGCAGGCAGAGAAGGCACCGGGGTTATATGGTTTAAATCCTGGATTCTACCAAGCGTTTTGGAATATAGTGGGCGATGATGTAACGGAGTTTTGTCGATCTTTTTTCAACACAGGGATTCTACCTCAAGATATAAACCATACTTTGGTATGCCTTATTCCAAAAGTTAAAAAACCTACGCAAATGACAGAGTTGAGACCGATTTCACTATGTAGTGTTTTGATGAGGATTGTCTCTAAGGTGTTTGCCAACAGACTCAAACCGTGCTTAAAAACGATTGTGTCCGATAAGCAAAGTGCTTTTATTGAAGGGAGACTCTTAACGGACAATGCGTTGCTGGCCTACGAGATTAACCATTGTATTAAAAGACGGACACAAGGTAAACATGGATTAACAGGGCTTAAGTTGGATATTTCAAAGGCGTATGATAGATTGGAATGACATTATATTGAGTACATACTTAAAAAATTTGGCTTTAATCCAGTATGGAGTCAGAGGATTATGGCGTGTATTAAATCTGTGACATATAGTTTCTTACATAATGGTGTCATTTCTGGAGAATTTCAACCACAGAGAGGCATACGGCAAGGAGATCCTATCTCCccgtatatatatattttgtgtGCGGAGGGTTTAAGTTCCATTCTTCGGAGACATGAGGAGGTTGGATTCTTGCATGGAATTTCAATTGCAAGGGGGGCACCTTATATTTTACATCTCTTATTTGCAGATGATTGTTATATATTTTTTCGTGCGGATGCTATGGAAGCAGGTGTTGTAAAAATGTGTTGAATAGGTATGAAAGGGTTTCTGGGCAAGCTGTGAATTTCAGTAAGTCGAGTATATATTTTAGCCCAAATACAGCGAATTCGGAGCGTATTGAAGTATGCCAGATTCTGCAGGTGCAAGAAGTTCAAACACCGGGGAAATACTTGGAGATGCCTATGAGTATAGGAAAGAGGAAGGTGTCAGAGTTTCACTTTATCACAGATAAAGTCAAACAAAAGTTGCAGGGATGGAGTAGTAAACAAATTTCGAAGGGAGGAAAATATACTTTGTTGCAAACAACTGCTCAAACAATGCCCAACTTTTGGATGAATTTATTTTTGATTCCTCAAGAAATATTCGAGAATATAGAGGTGTTGCTTAACGGTTTTTGGTGGGGGAGTGGGCAGGATAGGAAAGGTATACGGTGGAAAGCTTGGGATAAGTTATGTATGATAAAAGAGGCTGGAGGTTTGGGATTTCGTCAACTTCGAAATTTGAATATTTCTATGCTTGTCAGGCAAGGTTGGAGATTGATTAATAATGATAACCCTTTGGTTACAATGTGTATGCGTGCTAAATATTATCCTAATGGCCATTTTCGGTCAGCAAAACTCGGTACTAACCCAAGCTACATGTGGAAAAGTATTTTTGCAGCACAAGAGATAGTTGGGAAGGGGTGTCGTAGGCGGATAGGAGATGGTCAACAAACCGAGATATAGAAGGTTCCATGGTTTCCTGATGTGGAGAATGGGTGTTTAACTACACCTATGCCTGAGTACCTTGCAGGTCGTAAGGTTTGTAATTTGATGCAGCTAGATAATAAGGAGTGGGATGATGAAATTTTAAAGGATGTATGTAATGATAGAGATGGAAATCTGAAAAAGAAAGTGCCTCTTCTACGACGTAACGAGGATGATGCATGGTTTTGGTTACTTGATGACCAGGGCTGTTTCACGGTGAAGAGCTGTTATAGAGCTCTGCAAGGGGAGATTATGGCTCCTCATGCAAGGTTTTGGCGGAAAGTTTGGAATCTCAAACTCCCTAGTAAAATTGTTCAATTCTTTTGGCGTGTGTGTTCTCTGTGTTTGCCTAAAGCTGCAAGACTAATTACAAAACGAGTGCCTATTGATATGCTTTGTTCATGGTGTCGGGGAGACGCTGAAACAGATATGCATGTTTTGTTCTATTGTGACATAGCGAGGAATACATGGATAGAGGCAGGGCTTCGGAGTGTCTTGCAACAGGTAACAGGTGAGGAtatcttccaagtattttatgaTTTGTTTCAAAACTGTAGTTCCACGCAATGTACCCAGATTATTCTTATATGTTGGAGCCTGTGGACGAGACGAAATAAATGGGTTTGGGAAAGGGTCAATATGTCGAGTTTTGGCATAAAAGCAGCTGCTACAAATCTCTTGACTGAATGGAGGAAAGCTCAGGCTGAGAAATTATGTGATGTTAGTCATACCAGAAGACCGATAGTTGTGAGTAAATGGGAGAAACCTCAGCAAAACTGGGTAAAAATAAACATTGATGCGGCATTATTTGAAGACATTGGGTATATTGGGATGGGGAGTATTGTTCGAGGAACAGATGTCCAGTTTCTTTTAGCTCGTAGTGTAAGAAGAGAAGGGCTGGTGCCGCCAAGGGAAGTTGAAGCTTTATCCCTCAAGGAAGCCTTGTCCTGGCTTAAAGACAAGGACTTTTGAAGATGTATATTAGAGACTGATTCTCAAGTTCTGGAAAAGGCCTGCAACGGTGTTACTAGAAGATCTTATTTTGCAACCATTGTTCGAGATTGACTGGATTTGTTTCACCACTATGATGAAGTGGAGGTGGGTGTGTTTCACACGTAGATCTGCGAATAGTGTTGCTCATGCTCTTGCGAGGGTGGCATATTCTTTGTCAGAGTCTAGGGAATGGCATTTAAATGCCCCTGAATTTATTCATCATGTAATTCTTTCTGAAGCTTTATAAGTAATGCAAGTACGTTTTTGACAAAAAAAAACTTCCCTTGGTCATTTGGTAATCACAAAACATGTGCTCATTTAAATTTTCTTTCGAAACTGGCAATCCTTCATTTTTTTCGATATTTTTAATCAAGTGATCATGATcgttagattcaaatactaaaTAAATATACAAAACTCAAGTTTATAAGTTCGAATGCCgtaaataacaaatatttatattattattttacacTGCTGAAACTCTCATATTCGAACcccgtcaacaacaaatatttatattactATTTATACGTTATCCAAATTTCAAGTTCGAATCTCACCGATAAATATTaatattgttatatatatacatactaatAAGGTTAATGATATTCTTatcaattatatattatttaatattaattaaaaaaatattataattttgaataatataaaaatattaatgaagacCCGTAGTATACGGATTGTAAAGCTATAATATGGATTAGGATTAATGAGAGGGCGTACGAGCCCATGAGTGTGGTTTCGAGGCCCAATATATTATATACCAAGTTTATTGGTCTTGTTAGTAGAGTAGTTAGTCCCCAACTTCCTACAAAACATTTTTTTTATTGGAAGACGGGGTAATGCGAATCGCGATATACACGTTAAACCTCGATAAATGAATACGCTTGGGACcggaaaaatttatttatttaacgaGATTATTCATTCATCGAGGTTAAAAATAAATTGTGTCTATTATGTTGGGACCAGAAATAATTATTCATTTGACGAAATTATTCGTTTATCGAATATTCATTTATCGAGGTTCTACTGTAGTATGTGGAATTAGAAGGTTTTTATTGTTGTTTGTATCTTTATGTGCACAATCACATATCTACATTTAACACTAAATTAATTTAATAACTCAAATATATTAATTGATCTTAATGTTTTAAATTGGTTAAAACCAGATACAATTCCGATCAACTTTCTCAGTTATGGTATATTCAAATAATTAGATCTAATTCGGGTCGGATTTGATTCAAATAATCAAATAAATTCGAATTAGATTGGTTGAGGTTAAATTCAGCTGGGTGAAAAATTAAAATACCCACCATTTAGGGTTAGTGCCCAAAATTCCGTTTAACGGGAGTGTCTGTCCAAAATGTCCACTGAACACGCATTCTCTACATGCGCattcagtttttttaaaaataacaaaAGATGTGCATCACATGAATGTGTATTCACTTTTGTCTTTTAGTGAATACGCATTCTTGCAATGcgtatttctttaattattttaaaacaatACGCATGTACATGATGCGTATTttatactttttaaaaaaaatggagTCTGCATGTTCTTGATGCGTATTCAACGACTATTTTGGGCGAACTTGCCGCCCGTAGGCATTTTGGGAAGTAGGAGCTGAAAAGTAGTGTATTTTAGGTATTCTTTCGATTCATGTCTGGATCTTTCAAATCGTTATTCTTTTATTTGTTAATTCACGGTTTTAAAAAAGGTATTGTATTACTAAAATATAATGACTAAAGTGGGTCAATGTAGTATGTCTATGCTCTCACAAAAAAAATGTACTATGTCTATGACTTCAACTAAAATTTAGTTCATCATTAATTCTTTATTCATAATTCATATTTATATCGGAAAACCATACTTTGAGATATATGTTTCGAATAATTTACAATTGAATTTTTGTTGGACCAAGGACTGAAGAAAAGGCCCCAAAAGGATTTAATTGTAATAATTAGATATATTTTAGATATATGCCCTTTTGTAAATGAAAAGCCCCATTTGGGACTTCATATAAATATAGAGCTAATAGCTCATTTGTAGAGGTTGTACAATTGAATAAAGAACGAATTTTCTAAATAATAGTCTCATATATTCGATAAATATCCGGGAacatcatttggcgctagaaggagatTTGTTCTTGAAATCCAACGAAACGATGATTGTAGAGGAGATCGATCCGATAGAGGACGGACCGACTCAGGTAAAGGAGCGGGTGGCAGAAATTTCCACCATTCCTAAAGGCCACGACGACCAAGGACCGACCAAACAACCGGTGTTACAGCCGAAATGCCTGTTTCCTCCACCGGGAAGAGCTTCTCACA
This sequence is a window from Apium graveolens cultivar Ventura chromosome 9, ASM990537v1, whole genome shotgun sequence. Protein-coding genes within it:
- the LOC141685053 gene encoding uncharacterized protein LOC141685053; amino-acid sequence: MPEYLAGRKVCNLMQLDNKEWDDEILKDVCNDRDGNLKKKVPLLRRNEDDAWFWLLDDQGCFTVKSCYRALQGEIMAPHARFWRKVWNLKLPSKIVQFFWRVCSLCLPKAARLITKRVPIDMLCSWCRGDAETDMHVLFYCDIARNTWIEAGLRSVLQQVTGEDIFQVFYDLFQNCSSTQCTQIILICWSLWTRRNKWVWERVNMSSFGIKAAATNLLTEWRKAQAEKLCDVSHTRRPIVVSKWEKPQQNWVKINIDAALFEDIGYIGMGSIVRGTDVQFLLARSVRREGLVPPREVEALSLKEALSWLKDKDF
- the LOC141685051 gene encoding uncharacterized protein LOC141685051, with product MSLLAWNCRGLANSRTVRYLGDIVTQIRPSFIFLSEILVKKNVFEKVCMKLGFAGFHNVDSYGTGGGLVLMWKNDCNIVIKDNCLHYIDFKISIDQIGRWRYTGYYGCPERERRQESWNMLRDLAGRSTLSWCLIGDLNDMMLADEKLGGCAHPRRLLEGFTNTISDCQLMDLGFVGNRFTWERERGGNRWIQERLDRGLANSQWRNLFPHAEVIVLDVSTSDHLPLNLQLNRKMFAPKSHRFRFENMWLKEKDCLHIVQTCWREMIDQIIMQKIKFCCLKLEEWGGGMIKEFKGKIKNYKQRLKNLRSRRDRDGIRQYNEVRWEYLKLLEKQEIYWHQRAKQFWLQHGDQNTRFFHKYAVARKSNNSIDGLKD
- the LOC141685050 gene encoding uncharacterized protein LOC141685050, whose amino-acid sequence is MATSKSLLEELYASLSLEEEDDGGIDVAESDIKARNTFVLVGRFLTDKNINFNAMKNVMASLWRPREGMDVLDLGEQRYSFVFYHILDLQKVLDGGPWTFEQNLLVYHWLKDSEVPRSVPLHTIDIWVQVYDLPTCLISENVFKNIGNYVGEFIKSDTTNINGGWKLYSRIRIKMDLRKPIKRRMKVKRVGGDWSWANFKYERLSSFCFVCGLLGHQERDCAIVYANPDKEVIHSYGTWLRAPGKNARSINVGAKWLWSEGDGSKKWGADTAKESDETTVQGGGGVQARFMEVDGIISEIQ
- the LOC141685052 gene encoding uncharacterized protein LOC141685052 gives rise to the protein MLTPRDVVTCVTEEQNNELMKSVQYDEVKATVFSMQAEKAPGLYGLNPGFYQAFWNIVGDDVTEFCRSFFNTGILPQDINHTLVCLIPKVKKPTQMTELRPISLCSVLMRIVSKVFANRLKPCLKTIVSDKQSAFIEGRLLTDNALLAYEINHCIKRRTQVWSQRIMACIKSVTYSFLHNGVISGEFQPQRGIRQGDPISPYERVSGQAVNFSKSSIYFSPNTANSERIEVCQILQVQEVQTPGKYLEMPMSIGKRKVSEFHFITDKVKQKLQGWSSKQISKGGKYTLLQTTAQTMPNFWMNLFLIPQEIFENIEVLLNGFWWGSGQDRKGIRWKAWDKLCMIKEAGGLGFRQLRNLNISMLVRQGWRLINNDNPLVTMCMRAKYYPNGHFRSAKLGTNPSYMWKSIFAAQEIVGKGCRRRIGDGQQTEI